The following proteins are co-located in the Engraulis encrasicolus isolate BLACKSEA-1 chromosome 2, IST_EnEncr_1.0, whole genome shotgun sequence genome:
- the slc4a1a gene encoding solute carrier family 4 member 1a (Diego blood group) has protein sequence MEGVPTFEGDNDLSFEDSDSAFPSLCLTPPGHQGGYDLEQRRQVEDEEQAVESFIARIDPDAALNYNTNATTRGDAQAYVELNELQGGIWQETGRWAGYEESYNPDSGKWGDSHVSYLTFKSLIQLRKAMSNGAILLDINEGGLSGVLDSLVDELLNKGEIRSSDRDGLLSALRQRRSQTNVSEGAGGIEMQTFSVTKQRDSAEAVEASIVLSGAMDSLQKPVVAFGRLANSVVMDSVLETPVPVRFVFVLVGPSSSGMDYHESGRAMGTLMADWVFSLEAYLAQTDKEITNAVADFMDCSIVIPPTEIQDEAMLRPIIDFQQQMLKDRVRPVDTRIYFGDRAVAAGGPEEPREDPLARTGVPFGGMINDIKRRYRHYISDYTDALNPQVLAAVIFIYFAALSPAITFGGLLADKTEHMMGVSELMISTCVQGVIFCIFAAQPVLVIGFTGPLLVFEEAFFQFCKSQELEYIVGRIWVGMWLILIVVIIVAVEGSFLVKFISRFTQEIFSILISLIFIYETFAKLGRIFKAHPLILNYKHLDVDAIDPFYHPVNITVKTEDGNLTTIEVHEDRAYPNTALLSMCLMFGCFFIAYFLKQFKSGVFLPGWLRRMIADFGVPIAIFFMIAVDISIEDAYTQKLVVPKGLTVSNTTARGWLIDPMGERKPFPVWMMVASFGPALLVFILIFMESQITTLIVSKPERKMIKGSGFHFDLLLLVAMGGAASIFGVPWLSAATVRSVTHANALTVMTKGPKVEIDKVVEQRISGILVSMLVGVSILMEPILKMIPMTALFGIFLYMGITSLNGIQLWDRILLLIVPKKYHPKLPYATMVPTLKMHLFTLIQVVCLAVLWVVKSSNFSLALPFILILTIPLRMLLTGTLFSRNEIKCLDADDVKVELDEDEV, from the exons ATGGAGGGGGTTCCAACTTTTGAAGGG gacAATGACTTGTCCTTTGAGGACAGCGATTCTGCTTTCCCATCGTTGTGTTt gACTCCCCCAGGCCACCAGGGGGGGTATGACCTGGAGCAGAGGAGGCAGGTCGAGGATGAGGAGCAGGCCGTGGAGAGCTTCATCGCCCGCATCGACCCTGATG ctGCACTGAATTATAACACCAATGCAACAACCAGAGGAGATGCTCAG gcCTATGTGGAGCTGAATGAGCTTCAAGGAGGCATCTGGCAGGAGACAGGTCGATGGGCCGGCTACGAGGAGAGCTACAACCCAGACTCTGGGAAATGGGGCGACTCCCACGTCTCCTACCTCACCTTCAAAAGCCTGATCCAGCTCCGCAAAGCCATGAGCAATG GTGCAATACTCCTGGACATCAACGAGGGAGGCTTATCCGGTGTCCTGGACAGCCTGGTGGACGAGCTACTGAACAAGGGAGAGATCCGTTCCAGTGACCGCGATGGCCTGCTAAGTGCGCTGCGCCAGAGACGAAG CCAAACAAACGTTTCAGAAGGTGCTGGAGGCATTGAAATGCAGACCTTTTCAGTGACTAAGCAG cgagACTCAGCTGAGGCTGTAGAGGCTTCGATTGTTCTCTCAG GGGCCATGGACAGTCTGCAGAAGCCAGTGGTGGCCTTTGGTAGGCTGGCCAACTCGGTGGTGATGGACTCTGTCCTGGAGACTCCGGTGCCTGTGCGCTTCGTGTTTGTGCTGGTGGGGCCCAGCAGCAGTGGCATGGACTACCATGAGAGCGGACGAGCCATGGGTACACTGATGGCTGACTGG GTATTCAGCCTAGAAGCATATCTGGCACAGACCGACAAAGAAATAACCAACGCCGTGGCGGACTTCATGGACTGCAGTATCGTCATCCCGCCAACTGAAATCCAAGACGAGGCTATGCTGAGGCCAATCATTGACTTTCAGCAGCAGATGCTGAAGGATCGCGTGCGTCCAGTAGACACAAGGATTTACTTTGGAGACAGGGCAGTAG CCGCAGGTGGACCTGAGGAGCCTCGTGAGGACCCCCTGGCCCGTACAGGGGTGCCGTTTGGGGGCATGATCAACGACATCAAGCGCCGCTACCGCCACTACATCAGCGACTACACAGACGCGCTCAACCCCCAGGTCCTAGCCGCCGTCATCTTCATCTACTTTGCCGCCCTGTCTCCCGCCATCACCTTCGGAGGACTTCTGG CCGACAAGACGGAGCACATGATGGGCGTCTCCGAGCTGATGATCTCCACCTGTGTCCAGGGTGTCATCTTCTGTATTTTTGCCGCTCAGCCAGTCCTGGTCATTGGTTTCACCGGACCTTTACTGGTGTTCGAAGAAGCTTTCTTTCAG TTCTGCAAGAGCCAAGAGCTGGAGTACATCGTGGGCCGTATCTGGGTGGGCATGTGGCTGATCTTGATTGTGGTGATCATAGTGGCAGTGGAGGGCAGCTTCCTGGTCAAGTTCATCTCGCGCTTCACACAGGAGATCTTCTCCATCCTCATCTCCCTCATCTTCATCTATGAGACCTTCGCCAAGCTGGGCAGG ATTTTCAAAGCCCACCCACTGATTCTGAATTATAAACACCTGGACGTGGATGCGATTGACCCTTTCTACCATCCTGTTAACATTACTGTTAAAACCGAGGATGGAAATTTAACCACTATCGAAGTGCATGAGGACCGTGCCTACCCCAACACTGCCCTTCTCTCCATGTGTCTGATGTTTGGATGCTTCTTCATCGCCTACTTCCTCAAACAGTTCAAGAGCGGGGTCTTTCTTCCTGGCTGG CTGCGTCGCATGATTGCAGACTTCGGGGTGCCAATTGCAATTTTCTTCATGATTGCTGTGGACATCTCCATCGAAGACGCCTACACCCAG AAACTGGTGGTGCCCAAGGGTCTGACCGTGTCCAATACCACAGCGAGAGGCTGGCTCATCGACCCCATGGGAGAGAGGAAGCCATTCCCCGTCTGGATGATGGTGGCCTCCTTTGGCCCTGCCCTCCTGgtcttcatcctcatcttcatggaGTCCCAGATCACCAC GCTGATTGTGAGCAAGCCCGAGCGGAAGATGATCAAGGGCTCCGGCTTCCACTTCGACCTGCTCCTGCTGGTGGCCATGGGGGGTGCGGCGTCCATCTTCGGCGTGCCCTGGCTCAGCGCTGCCACTGTGCGCTCCGTCACCCACGCCAACGCCCTGACCGTCATGACCAAGGGCCCCAAGGTGGAGATCGACAAGGTGGTGGAGCAGAGGATCAGCGGTATCCTGGTCTCCATGCTGGTTG GTGTGTCGATCCTCATGGAGCCGATTCTCAAGATGATCCCCATGACAGCTCTGTTTGGTATCTTCCTCTACATGGGTATTACATCACTGAATGGCATCCAGCTCTGGGATCGCATACTGCTCCTGATCGTGCCAAAGAAGTACCACCCCAAACTGCCCTATGCCACCATG GTTCCCACCCTCAAGATGCACTTGTTCACGCTAATCCAAGTGGTATGCCTGGCTGTCCTGTGGGTGGTGAAGTCCAGTAATTTCTCCCTGGCCCTGcccttcatcctcatcctcaccatCCCCCTACGCATGCTGTTGACGGGAACCCTCTTCAGCCGAAATGAGatcaaatgt CTGGATGCCGATGACGTGAAGGTGGAGCTGGACGAGGATGAGGTGTAG